Within the Miscanthus floridulus cultivar M001 chromosome 2, ASM1932011v1, whole genome shotgun sequence genome, the region ggcggcgttcatcagagccccaaaggtctgatagttccctaggtacagtttctcctgtagagcaggagtgagaccacgaaagaagcgatccttcttcttgtcatccgtgtccacctgactaccagcatactaagccaagtgattgaactgattcacatactccattaccgtcctgctTCCCTGACGCaactccatgaactcggtcaccttctggtggataacgcCAGTAGGTATGAAGAACTCACAGAAGGCTGCGGAGAACTCCTGCCACATTGCCGGATGATCCGGTAGCTCCACGGCcaggaaagtctcccaccaggcacctgcggaccccaaaagctgctgggacacaaagtgcaccttctgctcgttggccactctgagcagctgaaacttctgctccagcatgcgaagccagtgctccgcctccaatGGATCGTCTGAcggtgtgaacgtgggtgggtgggtcttgaggaagtcctggtaagaggactgtccctcaggacggcgagcaccacccccaatCCCACCATTGCCTCCGGGGCCTCCATGGGTGAGACCCGCGACGGCCTGTGCCATAAACTCCAAGGCACGAGCAGTCTCCTATCGAGCAGCGGCTGACTCccgacgagcagccaacaactccaccatgacctctgtggcggacagcggcggaggcggtggtggcggcgggaaaggatgaggaaccaaaggtggaacctcccgagctccctcgtTGTCACGCTCAAAAGCCCGcgcactgtcaccatggccctcgttggccgctcccgaactggtgctcccacgtccagacctcatattcatctataagagagacgaaccatccattaggacaccctcccgattagaatctagggattaaagagatggcagcacatttattaaggcattcattaagttagtcctaccaatttactactttcattatacgtgaagggggactCCTAGTTCAATAAGATgttattatatgatgcatgctttgacctatacgttcactcaagctagaatatagcggcgttcgtaaaattttcggcacaCCGCACACTcgctttccgtatactaagcgatttcttacgcaacgtaagtcagtgtacctgcagaaaactgattaggtaaaaccagtgccgctatcctagatataccatatagctagggcttatacttatataacgtacttaatcgcatcctacttttcgcaaaacttttgttggtcaacttttagttttgtaaaagagtgaggaactcgtgaccattattggctctgataccaactgtggcagaaccacccgaaatagcgtacttatggaggcgctcatcttccaccagacactaagcacctcaaaagccactagCGCGAGCGATATCCGTCGGACACACCTAGAGGGAGAgctcaaaagatccacatttttccccaaggattcaataatgaaaacgagttacaacaccagtccatctcatacattagagtttctaaaaagtacattattacaataccaaatacagagttcggaatgataaacagcggaatattaaaagataacatctagcgataagataacgaggatttcgtctgagcccaccagaagaatcctccatacaaggtactcctcaagcatttcctgcaacaggggtaagtaaaccctgagtacacaatgtactcgcaagacttatccgatagtgggaatactttcctgactccaaggaatatgctaggctttatggttgctggttctcctttagccaaaagcagtactaatagtgagtccttatttatatattattatcatcagccgtattaagtttttatctagtcaagctatataagcacctgtgctactttcaagcaagagttgagcaatcgatattgttccttttccttttccacttccaattcttactacggtgctaaaccgcagacaagccgtaccggataacccggtgattcgcgaatcaatgtgcccagctaggtgcctcgaagacacacgccccgcttgtaccctgggcacaagcagaactaacccaccactctcctgtcccgggtgtccaggtccccgtccaaacttggactccaagcccccacctctgaatcccggactcagtgtggcacaaggacctccaccacctcctcttcccatcagtcggtccagaaagagccggatctacgacaagagagcggcaagtcttccctgcgcccatacccaagtatgtgctcgggacaaaagtctgtgacttgcctagagtcatatgcaacgaccggtccttaactgacacagatagggaaaaagtgtaaccgggctatgccctgttggctgcaggacacaacccctcacacccaccagtaccaaatccatatccctgtccggtcaccattttcccttttcattatttcatcatgatatcatagtgtaatccctatttgcgagtaacgtcaggttactcacgctaccgacatcctgagcatagcagctactcgacctacactagtaggactcagggtggatatatctatgtatgtagtttccataaagtgcctgtaatgtaaatgcacatcaaataaatatattcagtgatcatttaaaaataggggttatgcaccggggcttgccttgggcaggtgccgggtcagcaaggtcagtaccaacaggctcctaggctccctcctgtgtgaaaagctcctcctcgtactcctcgatcacctcgtcgtactccggatcaCCGACGGGTATGAAGTCTACctattcgtgatctacatgaaatgacgatgcaatgattacactatggcaacaacaattctcaatgcaaaagtacctccattacattactaagtgaggtctacctaTTAAAGTCTCAGCCAcataccagtactactaacaagtatgaccgtgtcctacattcttacgatgactacggatattcatactcctaatgTCAGTTTATGATAAATCAAGGATAACAACTACGTCATCCAACGACTCGTTCTATGATTACCATTTGTAtagcaagtatataaatgcctaaggaacctacggtaacgatttcaaagctaaagttaTCGTCGGTTCACCACAACAATTcttgcaattaaagatcgatataccgctaagcccTCTACTTTAAGCTTATGGGCCTACCATCCTAACCACTAATGGGGAACCAACTGTAATAACATGTAGTcgacatttttgcgaacctaacaaactttgtttcgctatttttggacaaccatgcaatttactactaattattgaAGTTTAGCTCATAACCTAAATAGATAAACAATTTCTAATACAATGAAATAGAGAAATCGAAACGTTCTTGGCCGGCCCAAGACGCGTGGCCCGATCCAACTCGTCATCCTGCCCGCACACGACAGTAGTCAGGCGCGCGGCCCACGTGGAGGCATGGCCCAGATGGCCAACGGCCCGCGAAGGGGAAGGCCTGCGCGCAGCGGTAAAAATGCACGAACACCCCTGACGAACTCAGCATTTACCATGAGCTCAACGGTACTGTTTCGCTAGTCTACCATTTTACACCAGCACCCTCCCACTTCATCTTCTTCACCGCGAGGAGGTCCCTGGCCATCCAGAGCACACACCGGCATGACGGCGCGGCACTGGATGCCTACGCCGGCCACCCCGGTCCTCTCCATACCAAAATAAAGGGCCGATACTCACCTACGTGCGAACGCAACCCACCCGGCGGAGACACAGGCGCCGAGACGTCGCAGCGAGCATGGACCACGACGGTGGGCAACCTGCAAGGACGGCGATGTTGTTCCAGTGAACAATAACACTGCTGGGACAAAACAAGGAGTGGACGAGTACCAGCGACTCACCACAGAACTGGAAGATGGGAAGAAGCGATCGGAGATGGCTCAGGCCAagccggccacgtgcgcgcgatgaGAGCAGCAGAGCATGGCAATGGCACGGCCACGCCACGGGATGCACTACGGCGGTAGGGTCTAGGATAGGGCGAGCATGGTGACAACCGACAGAAGGGGAGGCTAGTGGCGCAAGGAATTTGGCCGAGCGGCTATGGGGGCGATGAAAACCGACGGCGCAGCACCTCGGGTCTTAATGGCCCGAGAGCTCGGCCCTTCAAAATTGGCGCATAGGACAGCGCTACAGGCTGCCATGAGGGACGGGAAGGGTTACCGGCTGCCCAATGGAGCTACAGGCAAGACCAATTGGAACGTGGTGCAACCGCATCGGTGAATTGGAAAGAAACGTGACGACGGCAAGGGGACAGCGGAGACAGAGGAACACCTGGCGCGGCATGGCTCGTCTGCGATCGTCAACACGAGGTACAGCTGTGCTTGGCTAAGGGGAACCCCAGGGCGTGCTCCTGACAGCCGTCCGCATGGCCGCTGTAGCAAACGACGAGCCTTGGCATGGCACGTCTGCGGTCGGCGTCAGGCAAGGACACGGCGGACGCGACGCCGAGGCGACAGCGCAACGGCAATTTTCTAAACACGCAAGTGGCCAAAGGGTCAACTGAGCGGTGCCGAGCGCAGCCGCTAGCGACGCGGACGCGGGACCCCGCCCTACCATGGCCACAGCGGGGGCAGGGCAAGGTAGGCAGAGCACGGCCGGTGTCCGAGCGCGACGCGTCGGTtggcgaggcgagcagcagcgaggcAGAGCGCACAGGCGGTAGCAGCGAGCAGGTGGTCAGTACGCGCGGTTCGTGCGTGTGGACGGCGTCATGAGCGCAGCCGAGCGCAGCAGTGGCTCAGGCCCGCGCGGCAGAGCGCGCTGGCAAGCCACCCGaggtggtgaccacgcccagcgCTCAGCCAGATGGcgtgcacgatttttaaagcaaCTAGAAATTTCGTACGCCATGTTCCAAACGCTAATCTAATTACTCGATGCGAATAGGAGTACACCTAGCCATCACCATCAGTCGCGACATTGCTCTCCTTCTTAGACCAATTGTTCTACAACTAATGCCGaagatggcttcgtcgaccacttcaaaCACTTACGCGGAGGACGTCGATTTGAAAGGTTTTGCGTCGAATCCCCAAACCTGACCCCCGGAACATACGCGCTAGCCATCCATGTCATCGGCCGCAACCTTTTTATCGTCATTCACGAAACGTTTTATAACATTTAGCGTTAACAATAATTCAATTAAGGTAATAAACgcgttatgtgacacgaaacataaccttatgctttcccgtttcgtaaaaatgtttccaagccaaacatggattataaaacctatcatacaccaatgcacataaatcagatgcttacgaaatgtttcagcaaaacgttacaatgtagcactagggtgttacagtgacATGGTCCGAACCGTAGAACCAGACCTAGATGACATGGTCTGGACCCGGTCCTAAGCCCGAGTCCTAAGCGCTAAAACGACGATAACTCTTAGCTCCAAACTCCGATTTCTATGatcttggatattttggaaagcttatgcagagggctacacatcccaaaTGCATATTTGGTCCAAAGAATAAAGGATCAATACAGAATTCCCATCCAAGAACCATCAATGTTCAACATAGACCAATAGGACCATCCACAATGGTCCTGTTGCTCTCCACCAGGGTCATGTTGACCTTTTCACCTCCAAAACAACTTGTatttctttacccttgctcccaagtgctaagcacattgtgtatcatcattttgcatgtgtgttagcattttcaaagcattttacaagggttaatagttagcacactaggtccctagtacgtatgcaagaatcatgtcacctagtggcactcgataaccgtttagccaaagatttcctctcttaatagtacagctatcgatcctaaatgtgatcacactctctatagtgtcttgatcaccaaaacaaaaacctatttgttACCTTTACCTTGATCAACACttagtttttgtttttctatttcttcttttccaagttggagctcttgatcttcaagtttggccaccaccatcaccatgaccatcatctaggtCCACCAGTTGGTGTGTACAACCCTATCTTAATCATAACACTTAAGGACAAGGGTTAGTAcacaaggtttcatcaattatccaaaaccaaactagtgccTTCACACTCTATAAAACTCCCATCGTACCTTTTACCATTTTACGCTTCTTGACATATAAAATgtattttggggtgttacatcgGTGGAGCTGACATGGTGGGGTTAGGACAACCTCGTTGAGGGTTGGCTGACCCTCCATTCCACCGACTTTCCATCCAACGGTTAAGGGGGCTTCCTGGAATCGGTTGGAAGGAGCCCAAGGCAGTTTGGTGGGGCCCCTAGATTGGTTGACCTAGGTGGGGTCACCCGACGCCACCCTAGCACATTTGTCGTCAATCTTGGGACAGTGCACTAATCCTTGGTTCTCCTTTTGCTTGGGTATGAAGTGTCATCATGGTGGAATTATTTTCCTTCGGTTGGTGGGCCCATGGATCTTTGGGAGAGGCCACATGGATCCATTTGATCTCTTGATGTGAACCGTCATTGAATGAACGTGTGGGATGCCTCCTAAGTGTGTTTCTTCATTGATGGAGATGATCGATGATGTGGATGAGCCCGGGTTGGGTCGCCCAACGCCCCATGTGGGCCTCTGGTGTGACCAATGCTTTTCCTTGGGCTTCTTGTTGAGTGAAGAGGCTTTGGACCAAGTTTGATGGCCATTGGACATAGGTCCAAGTCGCCCAAGCCTAATTAGGGTCGCCCAATCTCCCTCTGTGTCCAATTCCAGTCCCACCCGTGTTGCAATCTTTTAGAAGGCGTAACTTTATCGTCTGAACTCTGAATTGAGTGAACCAAAGCTTGATTTCATGTTCTTGGCGAGCTCTTTGACGTGGTGTAGTCAAAATGGGCATTTGATGAAGTGTTTTTATCATGTCCATAGTCACCTTGTTCCTCCACTCACATAGCCATCAAAACTTGTGGTAATGGTTAGAAGTAAGTCCTATGACTATAGTTTATAGCATTTATATTACCAATTAAGCATAAGTTGATGGCATGGAACGAGGTTTTAGTGACCTACTTAGTGCTACTGTTTCAGCTTCTCAGCTTGTGTTTCTCGAATGGAGTGATTCGAAGGGTCAGTGCTCTGTCGAGCTTGGCCAGATGCCACATCTCCAGTCCATTGGGGAGTTGTCATATCTTGTATATGGAGTCCAAGGACCAAATGGCACTCTAAACAACTCAGCTTGTCGATTCTAGGCAGTGGGAAGTTGTCCTTCAGGCATGCCTTGTCTAGGCAGGAGAAGTTCATGAACATTCGCCACTTTCCTTTTTTTGACGAGAACCACATTGGAGAGCCATGAGGTTGAGGTTTTTCATGGAACAATGGGATCTTCTTGGTCCCTTCGACTGATTCGACCCTTTCTGTGGCCTTATCTTCTTTTGGTaatagaaatgctatacaacacacatgtgttttagcaaaaaaaaacacatggatttttttgtCCGTCTCTCCCTCTCTTTTCAACTGTAGTCGACGTGACGGAGTGCGTCGTGCGTGCTGCGGTGCTCAACAGCAACACCTTTGTTGCCTTGCGCGACGCTACACCACACCTGCACAACAGCTTCTGCTAGCCTGCGACAGCAACTGCCAGACCGCAGAGTTCTTGCCAAGCTACACCGGCCTGCAGAGGTAACTGCCGACTGGGATTTTTTTTTgtccttgcatagaaaaaaatatttcttATGATTTGTGGATCTATGATCTTGTGATTTATGATtgtctagaggtagaagaaggctggaggtagaaAAAGACCGGAGGTAGAAGGAGGATGGAGGCTGTTGAATCTTAATTCgatggtgcaaaaaaattcatgtgttgaaactgaataaaacacatggttgttgggtaGACAGACTCTTTGGTAAAGTTTGTTGTGCTttgttttggtccttttggagattGTGGACATTCCGTTGGCCTGGAGCTATCGTGGTCGCTAAACTATTGGTCTATATGGCTAACAAGAATGAATTTGTGTTTGATAAATATCGACAAAAAAAACTCTTTTGCAGGTCCTATTCAGGGAAACACACTAGCTTCATTTATGAACCCACATACAACGGCATGAGGAGCAGAAGGAGTTGGTGTTAGAGACATGCAGCAAGTTAGAGAATGCGGCTATGCATGTCTTCTATTCTTTGGATAGCCATTTATTTCAAGAA harbors:
- the LOC136537048 gene encoding uncharacterized protein; the encoded protein is MAQAVAGLTHGGPGGNGGIGGGARRPEGQSSYQDFLKTHPPTFTPSDDPLEAEHWLRMLEQKFQLLRVANEQKVHFVSQQLLGSAGAWWETFLAVELPDHPAMWQEFSAAFCEFFIPTGVIHQKVTEFMELRQGSRTVMEYVNQFNHLA